One segment of Hippopotamus amphibius kiboko isolate mHipAmp2 chromosome 2, mHipAmp2.hap2, whole genome shotgun sequence DNA contains the following:
- the LOC130844732 gene encoding uncharacterized protein LOC130844732: protein MAPAAPGGPRRGESEERARPRADGEAAGSRLTRADPGAPATPAAAAGRRRVGRLAPGRHAAAVCLPPPPEPPRPGGRPAARTQPRPAPVCPPPRRPAPPPRPSQSRPTLASGPPPAAARCQRAAAPPPRESADAGGRGRGGRGRSSPRAEAARLRSEGTREGRSRERPWASPHQRCPLRIARRSLFGIRTGQTSQPRYTGRRKETMVLSPLTILSKE from the coding sequence ATGGCCCCGGCCGCGCCGGGCGGGCCCCGCCGCGGGGAGAGCGAGGAGCGGGCGAGACCGCGGGCTGACGGGGAGGCGGCGGGCTCACGGCTCACACGCGCAGACCCAGGGGCCCCGGCGACTCCGGCGGCGGCAGCCGGGAGGAGGAGGGTTGGGCGCCTCGCGCCCGGCCGCCATGCCGCTGCCGtctgcctccccccgccccccgagccTCCGCGCCCCGGAGGCCGCCCAGCCGCCCGCACCCAGCCGAGACCTGCACCCGTATGCCCGcccccgcgccgccccgcccccccgccccgccccagccaaTCCCGGCCCACGCTCGCCTCCGGCCCGCCCCCCGCGGCCGCCAGGTGTCAGcgcgccgccgccccgccccctcgcgagAGCGCAGAcgcgggggggcggggccgcggggggcggggccggagctCACCGCGTGCGGAGGCGGCGAGGCTGCGGTCGGAGGGGACGCGCGAAGGCCGGTCCCGGGAAAGGCCGTGGGCTAGCCCGCATCAGCGCTGCCCTCTGCGGATCGCACGCAGATCCCTCTTCGGTATAAGAACAGGGCAGACATCCCAGCCACGGTACACGGGCAGGCGAAAGGAAACGATGGTTCTCTCCCCTCTCACCATCCTGAGTAAGGAATGA